A window of the Helianthus annuus cultivar XRQ/B chromosome 4, HanXRQr2.0-SUNRISE, whole genome shotgun sequence genome harbors these coding sequences:
- the LOC110938033 gene encoding uncharacterized protein LOC110938033 — translation MEDNGGTKLNGIRQIVRLKEIIQRWQHVTLGPKGNDEADNSPPISNRSGAGINPAISMRLKGYNVYSDSDVEDGCQSPDLPNDVPKGYLAVYVGPELRRFIIPTSYLSDPLFKVLLEKVEEEFGFDHSGGLTIPCEIETFKYLLNCMEHHQKL, via the exons ATGGAAGACAATGGAGGAACTAAACTCAACGGTATTCGACAGATTGTTCGGCTCAAAGAAATCATCCAAAGATGGCAGCATGTGACACTGGGGCCGAAAGGAAACGATGAGGCGGATAACAGTCCTCCGATAAGCAATCGTTCAGGCGCAGGGATTAATCCGGCGATAAGCATGAGATTGAAAGGCTACAATGTGTATTCTGATTCAGATGTTGAAGATGGCTGCCAGAGCCCTGATCTACCAAATGATGTCCCTAAAGGGTACCTGGCAGTTTATGTAGGGCCCGAGCTTCGACGGTTCATCATTCCAACGAGCTATCTTAGTGATCCGTTGTTTAAGGTCTTGCttgaaaaggttgaagaagaGTTCGGGTTTGATCATAGCGGCGGGCTTACTATTCCCTGTGAGATTGAGACCTTCAAATACCTTCTCAATTGCATGGAACATCATCAAAAG CTATGA